Proteins encoded by one window of Xylella fastidiosa:
- the radA gene encoding DNA repair protein RadA, which produces MTKNAASKARIAYVCTECGTEYSKWQGQCTECGTWNCLSQITLGHAGSVKNPTMKHGNWTGQLDPPKITALKDVQHSEQARISTGIGEFDRVLGGGLVAGAVVLIGGDPGIGKSTLLLQALARMASTLPTLYVTGEESLAQVAGRAVRLDLSLEGLNALAETGIESILQHASSARPRLIVADSVQTLWTETLTAAPGSVSQVRESAAQLVRYAKETGTTVFLVGHVTKEGGIAGPRVLEHMVDAVLYFEGESGSRFRLLRAFKNRFGAVNELGVFAMSEKGLKEVANPSAIFLSGRNSDQPGSCVMVTREGTRPLMVEVQALVDTSPLSNPRRVTVGLEQNRLAMLLAVLHRHGNVLVGDQDVFINIVGGIRVQETAADLPVLLAVRSSLCNRALPEKTIAFGEVGLSGEIRPVPNGEERLREAATHGFKRAIVPKANAPKSAIKDMQIIAVERLDQALEASY; this is translated from the coding sequence ATGACCAAAAACGCCGCAAGCAAAGCCAGGATTGCCTATGTCTGCACTGAATGCGGCACCGAATACAGCAAATGGCAGGGACAGTGCACCGAATGCGGCACCTGGAATTGCTTAAGCCAAATCACCCTCGGACATGCAGGATCTGTCAAAAACCCAACCATGAAGCACGGCAATTGGACCGGTCAGCTCGACCCACCCAAGATCACCGCATTGAAGGACGTGCAACACAGCGAACAAGCACGCATCTCCACCGGCATTGGCGAGTTTGACCGCGTCCTAGGAGGCGGCCTGGTGGCAGGCGCGGTAGTCCTGATTGGTGGCGATCCAGGCATCGGCAAATCCACATTGCTACTGCAAGCACTAGCACGGATGGCAAGCACCCTACCCACACTGTATGTGACGGGTGAAGAATCGCTGGCACAGGTCGCCGGACGTGCGGTGCGCCTGGATCTGTCCCTGGAGGGCTTAAACGCACTCGCAGAAACCGGTATTGAATCAATCCTGCAACACGCCAGCAGCGCACGGCCACGACTGATTGTCGCCGACTCAGTACAGACCCTATGGACCGAAACACTGACCGCAGCACCCGGTTCAGTCAGCCAAGTACGAGAAAGCGCCGCACAGCTAGTGCGCTACGCCAAAGAAACCGGCACAACCGTGTTCCTGGTTGGCCATGTCACCAAAGAAGGCGGCATCGCCGGCCCACGCGTACTGGAGCACATGGTAGATGCCGTGCTGTATTTTGAAGGCGAAAGCGGTAGCCGTTTCCGTCTCCTGCGGGCATTCAAAAACCGCTTTGGAGCAGTCAACGAACTAGGCGTCTTTGCGATGAGCGAAAAAGGCTTGAAAGAGGTCGCCAATCCATCAGCCATTTTTTTATCCGGCAGAAACAGCGACCAACCAGGCAGCTGTGTGATGGTCACCCGTGAAGGTACACGCCCCCTGATGGTCGAAGTACAAGCACTCGTCGATACCTCGCCACTGTCCAACCCACGCCGGGTGACCGTCGGGCTGGAACAAAATCGGCTGGCAATGCTGTTAGCCGTGTTGCATCGTCACGGTAACGTCCTGGTTGGTGACCAAGACGTATTCATCAACATCGTTGGCGGCATCCGCGTTCAAGAGACAGCCGCAGATCTACCTGTACTACTGGCGGTCCGGTCCTCGTTATGCAACCGGGCGCTGCCAGAAAAGACCATCGCCTTTGGCGAAGTGGGTTTATCCGGTGAAATCCGCCCGGTCCCCAACGGCG
- the recQ gene encoding DNA helicase RecQ, with protein sequence MSTSSATQTVLQRVFGYDTFRGPQQAIIEHVAAGHDALVLMPTGGGKSLCYQVPALLRKGIGVVISPLIALMQDQVETLRQLGVRAAYLNSTLDATQAQRIEHALVTADLDLLYIAPERLLTAHFLSLLERSQIALFAIDEAHCVSQWGHDFRPEYRQLTVLHERWPHVPRIALTATADPPTQREIAERLDLSDAHHFISSFDRPNIRYTVVQKNNMRRQLQEFLSRHRNTAGIVYAMSRRKTEEIAAYLCTQGYNALPYHAGLPAETRAKHQRCFLREEGIVMCATIAFGMGINKPDVRFVAHIDLPKSLEGYYQETGRAGRDGEAAEAWMCYSLGDVVLLKQMIEQSEASEARKCVERAKLDHLLGYCESMQCRRQLLLSSFGETYPNPCGNCDNCLTPATAWDATVLSQKALSCVYRTGQRFGVGHLIDILRGSKSQRILQLGHDQLSTYGIGRDVDERSWRSVFRQLVATHLLEVDNEGYGGLRLTPSSRPVLKGERQVMMRRDQFIRERDRTGQRHGLSVLPEDLGLFNALHRLRAQLAKEQNVPAFVIFHDSTLRHIAEQRPTNINALSKINGIGSNKLTRYGHQLIELVLAQG encoded by the coding sequence ATGAGCACGTCTTCCGCCACCCAGACCGTTCTACAACGCGTCTTCGGCTACGACACCTTCCGTGGGCCCCAGCAAGCCATCATTGAGCATGTCGCTGCCGGCCACGATGCCTTGGTCCTGATGCCCACCGGGGGCGGCAAATCATTGTGCTACCAAGTGCCTGCGCTGCTGCGCAAAGGCATCGGCGTCGTCATCTCGCCGCTGATTGCACTGATGCAAGACCAAGTCGAGACCCTACGTCAGCTTGGCGTACGCGCCGCCTATCTCAACTCGACCCTAGATGCAACGCAGGCACAACGGATCGAACACGCTCTAGTCACCGCAGATCTAGACCTGCTGTATATCGCTCCGGAACGGTTACTCACTGCACACTTCTTATCGCTGCTGGAACGTAGCCAGATCGCTTTGTTCGCAATAGACGAAGCTCACTGCGTCTCACAGTGGGGACATGATTTCCGTCCCGAATACCGCCAACTCACCGTACTTCATGAACGTTGGCCACACGTGCCTCGGATTGCACTGACCGCAACCGCCGACCCACCCACGCAACGCGAAATTGCTGAGCGCCTTGACCTAAGCGATGCGCATCACTTCATCAGCTCATTCGACCGCCCCAACATCCGCTACACGGTCGTGCAGAAAAACAATATGCGGCGCCAACTACAAGAATTCCTCAGCCGCCATCGCAACACCGCAGGCATTGTCTACGCCATGTCACGGCGCAAAACCGAAGAAATCGCCGCCTATCTGTGTACACAAGGCTACAACGCACTGCCTTACCATGCCGGCCTACCAGCCGAAACACGGGCCAAGCACCAACGCTGCTTTCTGCGTGAAGAAGGGATTGTGATGTGTGCCACCATCGCCTTCGGCATGGGCATCAACAAACCTGATGTCCGCTTTGTCGCCCACATCGACCTCCCCAAATCACTGGAGGGTTATTACCAGGAAACCGGCCGCGCCGGCCGCGATGGCGAAGCTGCAGAAGCATGGATGTGCTATAGCCTGGGAGACGTCGTACTGCTGAAACAAATGATCGAACAAAGCGAAGCCAGCGAAGCACGCAAGTGCGTAGAACGCGCCAAACTCGATCACCTGCTGGGCTACTGCGAATCAATGCAATGCCGCCGCCAACTCTTACTGTCCAGCTTCGGGGAAACGTATCCAAACCCCTGTGGCAACTGTGACAACTGCCTGACCCCAGCCACCGCCTGGGATGCCACCGTGCTCTCCCAAAAGGCGTTAAGTTGCGTCTACCGCACTGGCCAGCGCTTCGGGGTTGGTCACCTCATCGACATACTACGTGGCAGTAAGAGCCAAAGAATATTGCAACTGGGTCATGACCAACTCAGCACCTACGGCATCGGCCGTGACGTGGATGAACGCAGCTGGCGCAGTGTCTTTCGCCAACTCGTCGCCACACACCTGTTGGAGGTCGACAACGAAGGCTACGGCGGCTTACGCCTGACCCCAAGCAGTCGTCCAGTCCTCAAAGGCGAACGCCAAGTCATGATGCGTCGTGATCAGTTCATCCGTGAACGCGACCGTACCGGCCAACGTCACGGACTATCGGTCCTCCCGGAAGATCTGGGACTCTTCAATGCCCTGCATCGCTTACGTGCACAACTCGCCAAAGAACAAAACGTGCCGGCATTCGTGATCTTCCATGACAGCACCTTGCGCCATATTGCCGAGCAACGCCCTACCAACATCAATGCACTGAGCAAAATCAACGGGATCGGCAGCAACAAACTGACACGCTATGGCCATCAGTTAATTGAACTCGTACTTGCGCAAGGATGA
- a CDS encoding LLM class flavin-dependent oxidoreductase: protein MIKSWMFEQLNISCDADPAYFDVVACSKEYAWRSELWAQLETLGFHGIFFSEHHFSGLRASPSPGVLAAWVAARSQNLRIGVLGWVLPLWQPWRFLEEVAVLDQLSQGRVEIGVARGSSVDEAAAVGIAEVDIVPMYREALDILEQAWLSPYLSHCGRYWSFEQLGMVPRPLQYPSPPIWTTVRSTDAAVEAAKRGHRLCTGFLHTDAIVRLFDVYREATEHMHTAERLAIRRCIFVAKTEAQAHEHARAAQAQMPSIVDDDIIAGTPTQVTEQILLQLGRTGAANIVGFFAGHRCDPDAVRTSCDLFGEYVIPALQSASI, encoded by the coding sequence ATGATTAAATCCTGGATGTTTGAGCAGCTTAATATTTCATGCGATGCAGATCCGGCGTATTTCGATGTTGTGGCTTGTTCTAAAGAATATGCGTGGCGCAGCGAATTATGGGCGCAGCTTGAGACGCTGGGGTTCCATGGCATTTTTTTCAGCGAGCATCATTTCAGCGGTTTGCGTGCCTCTCCTTCGCCAGGGGTACTTGCAGCGTGGGTGGCGGCGCGCTCCCAGAATCTGCGTATCGGGGTGCTCGGCTGGGTGTTGCCGCTGTGGCAGCCGTGGCGCTTTCTTGAGGAGGTGGCTGTCCTTGATCAACTCAGTCAAGGGCGTGTTGAGATCGGGGTGGCGCGTGGTTCCTCTGTGGATGAGGCGGCTGCGGTCGGTATTGCCGAGGTGGACATCGTGCCGATGTATCGTGAGGCATTGGATATTCTCGAACAGGCCTGGCTGAGTCCGTATCTGTCGCACTGTGGCCGCTACTGGTCATTTGAGCAGCTCGGTATGGTACCGAGGCCATTACAGTATCCTTCCCCACCGATTTGGACGACGGTACGTAGTACCGATGCCGCGGTAGAAGCTGCAAAGCGTGGCCATCGCCTGTGTACCGGTTTTTTGCACACGGATGCGATTGTGCGTTTGTTTGATGTGTATCGTGAGGCGACAGAGCACATGCATACTGCGGAACGCTTGGCGATTCGCCGTTGCATCTTTGTCGCCAAGACTGAAGCACAAGCACACGAACATGCCCGGGCGGCCCAAGCGCAGATGCCATCAATTGTGGATGATGACATTATTGCTGGTACGCCGACGCAGGTGACTGAGCAGATTTTGTTGCAACTTGGACGGACTGGCGCTGCAAATATCGTTGGTTTCTTCGCTGGTCATCGTTGCGATCCTGACGCGGTACGCACGTCTTGTGATTTATTCGGCGAATATGTCATTCCTGCATTGCAGTCCGCATCAATTTGA
- a CDS encoding Dps family protein → MSKKQQNSKSENKTELASAISMPDVNIGIKNSDRKSIAEGLSHYMADAFTLYLKTHTFHWNVTGPMFNSLHSMFETQYTEQWAALDEIAERIRALGYNAPGSYKDYLELTSIKEEPGLNDNTDWREMVRQLVIGNEAVCRTARKVLDTAEDGSDDPTADLLTQRLQIHEKYAWMLRSLLQ, encoded by the coding sequence GAAAAAACAACAGAACAGTAAATCCGAGAACAAAACCGAATTGGCATCTGCCATCTCAATGCCAGACGTCAATATCGGGATCAAGAATAGCGACCGCAAGTCCATCGCCGAAGGGCTGTCCCACTATATGGCGGACGCTTTCACACTGTACTTGAAGACCCACACCTTCCATTGGAACGTCACCGGACCTATGTTCAACTCGCTACATAGCATGTTCGAAACGCAATACACAGAACAATGGGCCGCACTGGATGAGATCGCAGAACGTATCCGTGCCCTGGGCTATAACGCACCGGGTTCCTACAAAGACTATCTAGAACTAACCTCAATCAAGGAAGAACCAGGATTGAACGACAACACCGACTGGCGCGAAATGGTTCGCCAATTGGTCATCGGTAACGAAGCGGTCTGTCGTACCGCACGCAAGGTACTGGACACCGCTGAAGATGGCAGTGACGACCCAACCGCCGATTTATTGACCCAACGCCTGCAAATCCATGAAAAATACGCGTGGATGTTGCGTTCGCTATTGCAATAA